The Microbulbifer sp. YPW1 genome contains a region encoding:
- the queF gene encoding NADPH-dependent 7-cyano-7-deazaguanine reductase QueF (Catalyzes the NADPH-dependent reduction of 7-cyano-7-deazaguanine (preQ0) to 7-aminomethyl-7-deazaguanine (preQ1) in queuosine biosynthesis) — MNREDWQNLPLGQETRYESSYNPSLLHPIPRSVSRAQLGLEDGALPFSGADEWWGFELSWLNPKGVPQVVVARFRFAASSPFMIESKSFKLYLNSFNQSQFGSADDVRAVLEKDLSAAAGSDVAVTLYDVEDAALDVHKPVGTCIDQLDIQVQTYQPDAELLKLREGDDVVEEVLYSHLLRSNCPVTGQPDWATVSIDYRGPALERQGLLAYIISFREHQDFHEHCVERMYCDLQKLADFEKLTVCARYTRRGGLDINPLRTSAGEIEFPGRFARQ, encoded by the coding sequence ATGAATCGAGAAGACTGGCAAAACCTGCCCCTGGGGCAGGAGACCCGCTACGAATCCAGCTATAACCCCTCCCTGTTGCATCCGATCCCGCGCTCGGTATCCCGGGCCCAGTTGGGGTTGGAGGATGGCGCACTTCCGTTCAGTGGTGCGGATGAATGGTGGGGCTTTGAATTGTCGTGGCTGAACCCGAAAGGCGTGCCGCAGGTAGTGGTGGCGCGCTTCCGGTTCGCCGCCAGCAGTCCGTTCATGATCGAGTCAAAGTCCTTCAAGCTATACCTGAACTCCTTTAACCAGAGTCAGTTTGGTTCTGCCGATGACGTGCGCGCAGTACTCGAGAAAGACCTCAGTGCCGCTGCGGGCAGCGACGTGGCAGTAACGTTATACGACGTTGAAGACGCAGCGCTGGATGTGCACAAGCCGGTCGGAACCTGTATCGACCAGCTGGATATCCAGGTGCAGACCTATCAGCCGGATGCGGAGCTGCTGAAGTTGCGCGAGGGCGATGACGTCGTAGAGGAGGTGCTCTACAGTCACCTCTTGCGCAGTAACTGCCCCGTCACCGGGCAGCCCGACTGGGCAACGGTTTCCATCGATTACCGGGGGCCGGCGCTGGAAAGGCAGGGGCTGCTCGCTTACATCATTTCGTTCCGTGAGCATCAGGATTTTCACGAGCACTGTGTGGAGCGGATGTATTGCGACCTGCAGAAGCTCGCGGACTTCGAGAAGCTGACGGTTTGCGCCCGCTATACCCGTCGCGGAGGGCTGGACATTAACCCGCTGCGGACGTCTGCGGGTGAGATTGAGTTTCCGGGAAGGTTTGCGCGGCAGTAA
- the msrB gene encoding peptide-methionine (R)-S-oxide reductase MsrB has protein sequence MSKEKDDNYWRERLTDEEFRVCREAGTERPFSGEYWDLFEDGTYRCRCCGEPLFHSSTKFDAGCGWPSFHSEVEKGAIEERVDNSLGMRRIEILCANCGSHLGHVFPDGPAPTGLRYCVNSLSVKHDPDEGAD, from the coding sequence ATGTCAAAAGAAAAAGACGATAACTACTGGCGCGAGCGCCTGACCGATGAAGAATTTCGTGTTTGTCGCGAGGCCGGTACCGAACGTCCGTTTAGTGGCGAGTACTGGGACCTGTTCGAGGATGGTACCTATCGCTGTCGCTGCTGCGGCGAGCCCCTGTTCCACTCCTCGACCAAATTTGATGCCGGCTGCGGCTGGCCGAGCTTTCACAGCGAGGTGGAGAAGGGAGCTATCGAAGAGCGGGTCGACAATAGCCTGGGAATGCGTCGTATCGAGATCCTCTGCGCCAATTGCGGCTCTCATCTGGGGCACGTGTTTCCGGACGGGCCGGCGCCCACCGGCTTGCGCTATTGTGTAAATTCCCTGTCGGTAAAACACGACCCGGACGAAGGCGCCGACTGA
- a CDS encoding DUF1499 domain-containing protein yields MIRSGRPRHWSRWLYRIQWLLLSVIGLGVVGVRVGLLDLDSAYALFGALGLAMIAVALFSMLVFLWGLVRRHGEARTAALWAMVLGLVPVALPLFTVGQHNLNTPALYDITTDTVDPPQFDLLLSLRRDGDHSPDYPGPTSAKVQQATPAYSDIQPLILSLPVSDVLTHAEAVARELGWRVIAVKAGQGRLEAVDSTPILGITQDIVVRVRPVGESTKPDSSGTGTETGAKDAKGADVKEAAAGEAGSSDVRVDMRSASRTGNRDLGSNAARIRKFMRRLERRVEGAR; encoded by the coding sequence ATGATTCGATCCGGGCGACCGCGCCACTGGAGCCGCTGGCTGTACCGCATTCAGTGGCTGTTGCTGTCTGTCATCGGTCTCGGTGTGGTCGGTGTGCGGGTGGGGCTGCTGGATCTGGATTCCGCCTATGCGCTATTTGGTGCGCTGGGGCTGGCAATGATCGCCGTGGCGCTGTTTTCCATGCTGGTGTTCCTGTGGGGGCTGGTGCGACGGCACGGGGAGGCGCGCACAGCGGCCCTGTGGGCCATGGTGCTGGGGCTTGTGCCGGTGGCGCTGCCCCTGTTTACCGTGGGCCAGCACAACCTGAATACCCCGGCGCTGTACGACATCACTACCGATACCGTCGATCCCCCCCAGTTCGACCTGTTGCTGTCCCTGCGCAGGGACGGCGACCACAGCCCGGACTATCCGGGCCCGACCTCGGCGAAGGTGCAACAGGCTACCCCGGCCTACAGTGACATCCAGCCGCTGATTCTGTCCTTGCCGGTGTCCGACGTACTGACCCATGCGGAGGCGGTGGCGCGGGAGCTGGGTTGGCGTGTCATTGCGGTCAAGGCGGGGCAGGGGCGCCTGGAAGCGGTGGACAGCACCCCGATCCTGGGGATTACCCAGGACATTGTGGTGCGGGTCAGGCCGGTAGGGGAGAGCACAAAGCCAGACTCCTCAGGCACGGGCACAGAGACCGGGGCCAAGGACGCAAAAGGCGCCGATGTGAAAGAGGCGGCGGCAGGGGAAGCCGGCAGCAGTGATGTGCGGGTGGATATGCGGTCTGCATCCCGTACCGGCAACCGCGATCTGGGAAGCAATGCAGCCAGAATCCGCAAATTCATGCGGAGACTGGAGAGGCGTGTCGAAGGGGCGCGCTAA
- a CDS encoding ABC transporter permease, whose protein sequence is MSLQLIWTAFSTIFRREVRRFTRIWPQTLVPPVITMSLYFVIFGSLIGSRIGEMGGYSYMEFVVPGLIMMAVITNSYGNVVSSFYSAKFQRSVEELLVSPTPNWVVMAGYVLGGVARGLIVGLVVTLIALVFTSLTVQHIGLTVLIVFLTSVLFALAGFINAIFANSFDDISIIPTFVLTPLTYLGGVFYSIELLSPFWQGLSKLNPILYMVNAFRYGVLGVSDISVGWAFAGVLVFIAALSAWALHLMRHGKRLRH, encoded by the coding sequence ATGAGCCTGCAATTGATCTGGACCGCCTTCTCGACCATTTTTCGCCGGGAAGTGCGTCGTTTTACCCGTATCTGGCCGCAGACCCTGGTGCCGCCGGTCATCACCATGTCGCTGTATTTCGTGATATTCGGCTCCCTGATTGGCAGCCGTATCGGTGAAATGGGCGGTTATTCCTATATGGAGTTTGTGGTGCCCGGTCTGATCATGATGGCCGTGATCACCAACTCCTATGGCAATGTGGTGTCGTCCTTCTACAGCGCCAAGTTTCAGCGCAGTGTGGAGGAGTTGCTGGTGTCTCCCACGCCCAACTGGGTGGTGATGGCAGGCTATGTACTTGGCGGTGTTGCCCGCGGGCTGATTGTTGGGCTGGTAGTCACCCTGATCGCGCTGGTGTTCACCTCCCTTACGGTCCAGCATATCGGGCTGACGGTGCTGATCGTATTCCTGACCTCGGTGCTGTTTGCGCTGGCCGGGTTTATCAATGCGATTTTTGCCAACAGCTTTGACGATATCTCCATTATCCCGACCTTTGTGCTGACGCCGCTGACCTATCTCGGTGGGGTGTTTTATTCCATCGAGCTGTTGTCGCCCTTCTGGCAGGGATTGTCCAAGCTGAACCCCATTCTCTATATGGTCAACGCCTTCCGTTACGGTGTGCTCGGTGTGTCCGATATCAGCGTGGGCTGGGCATTCGCTGGTGTACTGGTGTTTATCGCTGCACTGTCCGCCTGGGCATTACACCTGATGCGTCACGGCAAGCGCCTGCGGCACTGA
- a CDS encoding sodium:proton antiporter, which yields MQELISNPMALLVMVGIVSIACQYLAFMLKLPAILPLLLAGIVLGPMTGVLDPDALFGDLLFPLVSLAVAIILFEGALTLKFSDIAGHGTMVRNLCTLGALVTWVIATPAAHYVLGMPLHLAALFGAIVTVTGPTVIVPMLRSVRPNTRISNILRWEGIVIDPIGALLAVLVYEYIVASQNAVEHTLVILLKVVAIGFGLGSLMGYFLGTLLRNNWVPHYLRNTAVLTLMLGAYAASDLMAHESGLLTVTVMGIWMANMKNLDVDDILEFKETLSVLLISALFILLAARVEFFTLAQLGWGALLVLAAIMFVARPLSVFLSSPGSGLNWRELAMLSWIAPRGIVAAAVSALFALKLEPFGLPKSELLVPMVFLVIIATVVLQSLTSKPIAKLLGVRAPYPNGFLVFGGSKFARMLAKDLMEKDIPVRIADTNWDAIREARMENIPTYYGNPISEHASLTMDLSTIGKVLVLSPYKQLNPLVTYHFEHVLGEGAVLGLSHGGQEGRASHRVSDDYAKKLALFSENATYSRIASLVARGATIRTTRITEAFTFDDYKETYGNRATKLYALDPQGRVHIYTVLHDIALKEDWQIVSLIAPEKVVEQATDSAPLAIS from the coding sequence ATGCAAGAACTGATCTCGAACCCAATGGCCCTGTTAGTAATGGTGGGGATCGTGTCGATTGCGTGCCAGTATCTGGCGTTTATGCTCAAGTTGCCGGCGATCCTGCCGCTGCTGCTGGCGGGGATTGTACTGGGGCCGATGACCGGGGTGCTCGATCCCGACGCGCTGTTTGGCGATCTGCTGTTCCCGCTCGTATCGCTGGCGGTGGCCATCATCCTGTTTGAGGGGGCGCTTACCCTCAAGTTTTCCGATATCGCCGGGCACGGCACCATGGTGCGCAACCTGTGCACACTGGGCGCCCTGGTAACCTGGGTAATCGCCACACCGGCCGCTCATTATGTGCTCGGCATGCCCCTGCATCTCGCGGCGCTATTTGGCGCCATTGTCACCGTAACCGGGCCAACGGTGATCGTTCCCATGTTGCGTTCGGTGCGCCCCAACACCCGTATTTCCAATATTCTTCGCTGGGAAGGCATTGTCATTGATCCCATCGGAGCGCTGCTTGCGGTGCTGGTGTACGAGTACATCGTGGCGTCGCAAAATGCCGTCGAGCACACCCTGGTCATACTGCTGAAGGTTGTGGCCATCGGTTTTGGCCTGGGTTCGCTGATGGGCTACTTCCTTGGTACGCTGCTCCGGAACAACTGGGTACCGCACTACCTGCGCAATACCGCCGTGCTCACCCTGATGCTGGGCGCCTACGCCGCATCCGATCTGATGGCCCACGAATCCGGCCTGCTCACGGTAACCGTGATGGGTATCTGGATGGCCAATATGAAGAACCTGGACGTCGACGATATTCTCGAGTTCAAGGAAACCCTCAGCGTATTGCTGATTTCCGCCCTGTTTATTCTGTTGGCAGCGCGGGTGGAGTTCTTCACCCTGGCACAGCTGGGGTGGGGCGCGCTGCTGGTACTGGCGGCGATTATGTTTGTCGCCCGGCCGCTCTCTGTGTTCCTGTCTTCTCCGGGTTCTGGTCTCAACTGGCGCGAGCTGGCAATGCTCAGCTGGATCGCCCCGCGGGGTATCGTTGCCGCTGCGGTATCCGCGCTGTTTGCCCTGAAACTGGAACCCTTCGGATTGCCAAAATCGGAACTGCTGGTACCGATGGTCTTTCTGGTGATCATTGCCACTGTCGTCCTGCAAAGCCTGACTTCCAAGCCGATCGCCAAGTTGCTCGGGGTGCGCGCCCCTTATCCCAATGGGTTCCTGGTATTTGGGGGCAGCAAGTTTGCGCGCATGCTGGCGAAAGATCTGATGGAAAAGGATATTCCGGTCAGGATCGCCGATACCAACTGGGATGCCATACGCGAGGCGCGCATGGAAAATATCCCCACTTATTACGGCAACCCGATCTCGGAACACGCGAGCCTGACCATGGACCTTTCGACCATTGGCAAGGTTCTCGTCCTGTCGCCTTACAAGCAGTTGAATCCGCTGGTCACTTATCACTTCGAACATGTGCTTGGCGAAGGGGCGGTGCTGGGGTTGAGCCATGGCGGCCAGGAGGGGCGGGCCAGCCACCGGGTTTCGGATGACTACGCGAAGAAGCTGGCGCTGTTTTCAGAGAATGCCACCTATAGTCGCATCGCCAGCCTGGTAGCGAGAGGTGCAACCATAAGGACAACACGCATTACCGAGGCTTTCACTTTTGACGACTACAAGGAAACCTACGGTAATCGCGCGACAAAGCTTTACGCCTTAGACCCACAGGGCAGAGTGCATATATACACCGTTTTACACGATATTGCGCTCAAGGAGGACTGGCAGATCGTCAGTCTGATTGCACCCGAAAAGGTGGTGGAGCAGGCAACTGACAGCGCGCCACTCGCAATCAGTTAG
- a CDS encoding DUF2750 domain-containing protein: protein MSAQELQAILELDCEARYEYFLDVTGEEREVWILINSDEHFLKLHSDEQGGFEYLPLWPSQAFAEAYAEGESDLTTRSIPLPQFLNRWLPGLDKDGIEVGVFPGADNSVWITDPKDLEQDLREELNRF, encoded by the coding sequence ATGAGCGCACAAGAACTACAGGCAATTCTCGAACTGGATTGCGAAGCCCGTTACGAATACTTTCTGGATGTCACCGGAGAAGAGCGTGAAGTCTGGATTCTGATCAACAGCGATGAGCACTTCCTGAAACTGCATTCCGACGAACAGGGCGGTTTCGAGTACCTGCCCCTGTGGCCGTCACAGGCATTCGCCGAGGCCTATGCCGAGGGAGAGAGCGATCTCACCACCCGCAGTATTCCCCTGCCCCAATTCCTGAACCGGTGGCTGCCGGGGCTGGACAAAGACGGGATTGAGGTCGGAGTGTTTCCCGGCGCCGACAACAGTGTCTGGATTACGGACCCCAAAGACCTGGAACAGGACCTGCGCGAGGAGCTGAACCGTTTTTGA
- a CDS encoding ABC transporter ATP-binding protein, with the protein MTAALSIRNLEKTYDNGFQALKGISFDVQPGDFFALLGPNGAGKSTTIGILCSLVRKTAGEVSIFGIDIDKDFPKAKQMLGVVPQEFNFSQFEKVFDIVCTQGGFYGMPRSLAEERTEKYLRKLGLWDKRNTQARMLSGGMKRRLMIARALIHEPRLLILDEPTAGVDIELRRSMWEFLQEINKQGTTIILTTHYLEEAESLCRNIAIIDQGDIVENTSIKSLIKTLSREVFILDVRESLGEAPDFGEFDGRLVDEHSLEVTVEKGQSLSDLFTLLSAQSIAVTSMRNRANRLEELFVSLLTENKKQKADGEEG; encoded by the coding sequence ATGACAGCTGCACTGTCCATTCGCAATCTCGAAAAAACCTACGATAACGGTTTCCAGGCACTGAAGGGCATTAGCTTTGATGTGCAGCCGGGGGACTTCTTTGCTCTGCTGGGGCCCAATGGCGCCGGCAAATCCACCACTATCGGCATCCTGTGTTCCCTGGTGCGCAAGACCGCCGGGGAGGTGTCGATCTTTGGGATCGACATCGACAAGGACTTCCCCAAGGCCAAGCAGATGCTCGGTGTGGTGCCCCAGGAGTTCAACTTCAGCCAGTTTGAGAAGGTCTTCGACATTGTCTGCACCCAGGGCGGGTTCTATGGTATGCCGCGCAGCCTGGCGGAAGAACGCACGGAGAAGTACCTGCGCAAGCTGGGGCTGTGGGACAAGCGCAACACCCAGGCGCGGATGTTGTCCGGCGGTATGAAGCGGCGCCTGATGATTGCCCGCGCACTGATCCATGAGCCCAGGCTGTTGATTCTGGATGAGCCCACCGCAGGTGTGGATATCGAGCTGCGCCGCTCCATGTGGGAATTCCTGCAGGAAATCAACAAGCAGGGCACCACCATCATCCTCACCACCCACTATCTGGAAGAGGCGGAGAGCCTGTGTCGCAATATCGCCATCATTGACCAGGGCGATATTGTGGAAAACACCTCTATCAAGTCCCTGATCAAAACCCTCAGCCGGGAAGTGTTTATTCTCGATGTGCGCGAGTCACTCGGCGAGGCGCCGGACTTCGGCGAGTTTGATGGGCGGCTGGTGGACGAGCACAGCCTGGAGGTGACTGTGGAAAAGGGGCAGTCACTGAGTGACCTGTTTACCCTGCTGAGCGCGCAGAGCATCGCCGTGACCAGCATGCGCAACCGCGCCAACCGGCTGGAGGAGCTGTTTGTCTCCCTGCTCACTGAAAACAAGAAACAGAAAGCCGATGGAGAGGAGGGGTAG
- a CDS encoding GGDEF domain-containing protein, producing MNTQKPTLAQQVRAQKIASVYRHTWTLSISHPIAGALLAANFWDVAHPLPLLLWLAAVILVAVIRVPLYCHYRKHEKDIAQCRRWGYYFAAMSALQGLLYGVAWVAFVPAGDPFYLSVVCLWVMGLSACAVVGYAAEPKTLLAFFIPVVVPGAVLLVLDGSERMQILAAAIVLYGVVILLASAPVYRSIVRSIELNIRLRELSEQDGLTGLANRRHFDETLQKELDRAARRDQPLSLLLLDIDHFKAYNDHYGHVAGDHCLRLVSDAIAGCVRRSGELLARYGGEEFALLLPGTDKAELAVTVERLQQAIRECAIPHQGRNDGEGIVTASIGGTTVEGIHGGYPASPERLIDNADTALYMAKNHGRNQYHFFCGRSGQMAEAEPGTIA from the coding sequence ATGAACACGCAAAAGCCAACTCTCGCACAACAAGTCCGAGCCCAAAAAATTGCCAGTGTGTACCGACACACCTGGACACTTTCTATCAGCCACCCGATCGCCGGCGCCTTGCTGGCTGCCAATTTCTGGGACGTTGCCCACCCGTTACCGCTCCTGCTGTGGCTCGCGGCCGTGATTCTGGTGGCAGTAATACGGGTGCCGCTTTACTGTCACTACCGTAAACACGAAAAAGATATCGCCCAGTGTCGGCGCTGGGGGTATTACTTTGCCGCCATGTCGGCACTACAGGGACTGCTTTACGGGGTCGCTTGGGTTGCTTTTGTTCCAGCGGGAGACCCGTTTTATTTGTCAGTGGTCTGCCTGTGGGTGATGGGGTTGAGCGCCTGTGCGGTCGTGGGGTATGCGGCGGAGCCGAAGACGCTGCTGGCATTTTTTATCCCGGTGGTGGTGCCGGGCGCTGTGTTGCTGGTGCTCGATGGAAGTGAGCGCATGCAAATCCTCGCGGCCGCAATAGTACTGTACGGCGTGGTGATCTTGCTGGCGTCGGCACCGGTATATCGTTCCATCGTACGCTCGATAGAGTTGAATATCCGCCTGCGGGAACTTTCCGAGCAGGACGGTCTTACCGGTCTCGCTAACCGACGACATTTCGATGAAACCCTGCAAAAAGAGCTCGACCGCGCTGCACGGCGCGATCAGCCGCTGTCACTGCTATTGCTGGATATCGATCACTTCAAGGCGTACAACGATCACTACGGGCATGTTGCCGGGGATCACTGCCTGCGCCTGGTGAGTGATGCCATTGCCGGATGCGTTCGCCGCAGCGGCGAACTGCTGGCGCGTTACGGTGGGGAGGAGTTCGCGCTGCTGTTACCGGGTACCGACAAGGCTGAACTTGCGGTTACCGTCGAGCGGCTGCAGCAGGCAATTCGAGAGTGTGCCATTCCTCACCAGGGTAGAAACGATGGGGAAGGTATTGTTACCGCCAGTATCGGCGGAACTACCGTGGAGGGCATACACGGCGGATATCCGGCGAGTCCGGAGCGCTTGATCGACAACGCCGATACGGCGCTGTACATGGCGAAAAATCACGGCCGCAACCAGTATCACTTTTTCTGCGGACGATCCGGGCAAATGGCCGAGGCAGAGCCCGGCACTATTGCGTAG
- a CDS encoding nitroreductase family protein encodes MDALEALHNRVSIGALGDPAPNSQQREAIFRAALRAADHGNLRPWRFLVVEGEARARMGEIYLKASESGEPLSEAQRERTLAMPLRAPLVVVAITCLQEHPKVPHNEQRMSTAGAVQAMLTAAFAEGVGAYWRTGALAENRVVAEGLGLAENEEISGFIYMGTPQKPPRPAPDLAVADFFADWTGE; translated from the coding sequence ATGGACGCGCTGGAGGCACTGCATAACCGGGTATCAATTGGGGCTTTGGGTGACCCAGCACCGAATAGTCAGCAGCGGGAAGCCATTTTCCGCGCAGCCCTGCGCGCAGCCGATCACGGCAATCTGCGCCCCTGGCGTTTTCTGGTGGTAGAGGGTGAGGCGCGTGCCCGCATGGGGGAGATTTATCTCAAGGCCAGCGAGTCTGGCGAGCCTCTCAGCGAAGCCCAGCGCGAACGCACCCTGGCCATGCCCCTGCGAGCACCGCTGGTGGTGGTTGCGATCACTTGCTTGCAAGAGCATCCCAAGGTACCTCACAACGAGCAGCGCATGTCTACCGCCGGTGCGGTACAGGCCATGCTGACCGCCGCCTTTGCCGAGGGCGTTGGCGCATACTGGCGCACCGGCGCGCTGGCCGAGAACCGCGTGGTCGCCGAGGGCCTGGGGCTCGCAGAAAATGAAGAGATAAGCGGTTTCATCTATATGGGTACCCCACAAAAGCCCCCGAGACCGGCACCAGACCTGGCGGTAGCGGACTTTTTTGCCGACTGGACCGGCGAGTGA
- a CDS encoding adenylate/guanylate cyclase domain-containing protein — protein MQNQPEETRGRQQDSRYPLYFRALICFAASGTLLNSINWSALITQSTLLQLAMAALLLAYIPVAHQISRRSVPETAEQVRRWLSFTDALLIGMAMAMANFSLLPSLLFLTMIQFNALTQGGGRCWFEHNTAMLMGVGLGYVVHRPALVVNADLNISAASLIGVFTYFCCYAFYTHKQLARLREQNQKLEKEQRIANLASYKLSRYLPKRLWRAVTTGKDKEIVTERKLLTVFFSDIKDFSQLTEEMEAETLTGLLNNYLTEMSRIVAHYGGTIDKFIGDAVMVVFGDDQSKGPKSDALRCVAMALAMRKRVREMMQEWYDQGISHPLQIRMGINTGYCTVGVFGTADHQTYTVMGTHVNLAARLESAAEPGEVLISHETWAMIKQTVMCRDKGHVSVKGFSTPVKVYSVTDLRKNLGGQQSYLEEHAPGFAMHLDLDKVRNYDKEKVLQALQKAQARLKSKVII, from the coding sequence ATGCAGAATCAGCCAGAAGAAACCCGCGGCCGCCAGCAAGATTCCCGGTATCCGCTCTATTTCCGCGCCCTGATCTGTTTTGCAGCTTCCGGCACGCTGCTCAACAGCATCAACTGGTCGGCGCTTATCACCCAGAGCACCTTGTTGCAGCTGGCGATGGCAGCGCTGCTGCTGGCGTACATCCCCGTTGCACACCAGATTTCCCGCCGCAGCGTACCGGAAACCGCTGAACAGGTTCGCCGCTGGCTCTCCTTTACCGACGCCCTCCTGATCGGCATGGCCATGGCCATGGCCAATTTCAGCCTGCTGCCCAGCCTGCTGTTTTTGACCATGATCCAGTTCAACGCCCTCACCCAGGGCGGCGGCCGCTGCTGGTTTGAACACAACACCGCCATGCTAATGGGCGTAGGCCTCGGCTATGTAGTGCACCGCCCTGCGCTGGTGGTCAATGCCGATCTCAATATCAGTGCTGCCAGCCTGATCGGGGTATTTACTTACTTCTGCTGTTACGCCTTCTACACCCACAAACAGCTTGCGCGCCTCAGGGAGCAAAACCAGAAGCTGGAAAAAGAACAGCGCATCGCCAACCTGGCCAGCTACAAGCTCTCCCGCTACCTGCCCAAACGCCTGTGGCGCGCGGTGACGACCGGCAAGGACAAAGAGATTGTCACAGAGCGCAAGTTGCTCACGGTATTTTTCTCCGACATCAAGGACTTCAGCCAGCTCACCGAAGAGATGGAGGCGGAAACCCTCACCGGCCTGTTGAATAACTACCTCACTGAAATGTCGCGCATCGTGGCCCACTACGGCGGAACCATCGACAAATTTATCGGCGACGCGGTGATGGTGGTATTCGGGGATGACCAGAGCAAGGGGCCCAAATCCGATGCGCTGCGCTGCGTAGCCATGGCGCTGGCAATGCGCAAACGCGTGCGGGAGATGATGCAGGAATGGTACGACCAGGGGATCTCTCACCCGCTGCAGATCCGCATGGGCATCAATACCGGCTACTGCACCGTCGGGGTGTTCGGCACCGCAGACCACCAGACTTACACGGTGATGGGTACCCACGTGAACCTGGCAGCCCGTCTGGAAAGCGCTGCGGAGCCGGGCGAGGTACTGATCAGCCACGAAACCTGGGCGATGATCAAACAGACAGTAATGTGCCGCGACAAGGGCCACGTTAGCGTGAAAGGATTCAGCACCCCGGTGAAGGTGTACTCGGTGACCGACCTGCGCAAGAACCTCGGCGGCCAGCAGAGCTACCTGGAAGAACACGCGCCCGGATTCGCCATGCACCTGGATCTGGACAAGGTGCGCAACTACGACAAGGAAAAAGTGCTGCAGGCGCTGCAAAAGGCGCAGGCACGCCTCAAGAGCAAGGTCATCATCTAG
- a CDS encoding carbohydrate porin — translation MKRVIAVTMVTCIVFLPEVFAQNVDQADNGTSLCSRPALFDCPGGARQTLRDRGVNIDARLTQFSQGVLDGDGSKSWQYGGKGDLIVNLDMSKLGLWRGFSVNVHQEWIYGEDANNPGNGELFPFNTALAYPRLGGSDSETALTLRQQFGDSTSLSFGKFNMLSVAAKKPLAGGGGLDTFMNIGLAAPISGVTPPYLFGFIGVHKIENAAFTLMVYDPRNSQDQEVIKNPFSEGTTTSISATFPVKVADNKGFYSVRGVYSSKSGFDLNLIPALLDIPPESESLLAKKGYWYLSAAAQQYLYHTPGNPDAGWGLFLEAAASDGNPNPLKWHFLVGLGGQGLHPGRPQDRWGVGYFKYGLSKKLVDGLATIGNTIPFDPSFFIRDEQGVEIFYNLHVTPWLRITADLQRVKPHEQGRPDVTVGAVRAQIRF, via the coding sequence TTGAAGCGGGTAATTGCAGTAACCATGGTTACCTGCATTGTCTTTTTGCCGGAGGTTTTTGCGCAAAACGTTGACCAAGCCGACAACGGGACGTCTCTTTGCTCTCGTCCAGCCTTGTTCGACTGTCCCGGCGGGGCGAGGCAAACCTTGCGAGATCGCGGGGTAAACATAGATGCCAGGCTCACACAATTTTCCCAGGGTGTCCTCGATGGTGATGGCAGTAAAAGTTGGCAGTACGGGGGCAAGGGAGACCTGATCGTAAATCTGGATATGTCGAAGCTGGGATTGTGGCGCGGCTTTTCCGTCAATGTGCACCAGGAATGGATTTACGGGGAAGATGCCAACAACCCGGGGAATGGAGAGTTGTTTCCGTTCAATACGGCGCTCGCCTATCCGCGACTGGGGGGGAGCGATAGTGAAACGGCACTTACGCTGAGGCAGCAATTCGGGGACAGTACATCGTTAAGCTTTGGCAAGTTCAATATGTTGAGCGTCGCCGCCAAAAAACCTCTTGCCGGCGGTGGTGGCCTCGATACGTTCATGAATATCGGGCTCGCAGCTCCGATTAGTGGCGTGACGCCGCCGTACCTATTTGGCTTTATTGGCGTGCATAAAATCGAAAACGCAGCCTTCACACTGATGGTCTACGATCCGCGTAATTCACAGGATCAGGAGGTCATCAAAAACCCTTTTTCGGAAGGCACAACCACCAGTATCTCGGCGACATTCCCGGTTAAGGTCGCGGACAACAAGGGTTTCTACAGTGTGCGCGGCGTCTACAGCTCAAAATCGGGGTTTGACCTTAATTTGATACCGGCCCTGCTTGATATTCCGCCCGAGTCTGAATCTCTGCTGGCGAAAAAAGGCTACTGGTATTTAAGCGCCGCTGCGCAGCAATATCTCTACCACACGCCCGGTAATCCGGATGCCGGTTGGGGGCTTTTTTTAGAAGCGGCTGCATCCGACGGCAATCCCAACCCGCTTAAATGGCATTTCCTGGTTGGTCTGGGCGGTCAGGGGCTGCATCCTGGCCGACCGCAAGACCGGTGGGGAGTCGGTTATTTTAAATACGGTTTGAGCAAAAAACTGGTCGATGGGCTGGCAACCATCGGCAATACCATTCCATTCGATCCTTCCTTTTTCATCCGTGACGAGCAGGGCGTGGAAATTTTCTACAATTTGCACGTAACACCCTGGCTGCGTATTACCGCTGACCTGCAAAGAGTTAAGCCGCACGAGCAGGGACGCCCCGATGTAACTGTCGGTGCGGTGCGAGCGCAGATTCGCTTCTGA